TGTAATACTTACCTGATACTAGGCAGGCCAAATCTATTCGTTGATAACGTGTGGACAGTCTAGAGTGAACCACAATTGTCATTCCACCTGCTGCCTAAGCTATAGAAATCCGCCAAATAcgtaaacaaagcaaacttTGATTAGGGCAACGCATATGTAGCTTATCATGTTGAAGATTTAAATTAGCATTGCAATAGATTATATTCAATAGATGCTTACCTACCCACATACTTGAGGTTTAAAGCAGAAAGCTTTACCTTGGATTACTAACTCGATCAGTTGCTATAAAGCTCTTCGAAAGCTTAGCTGCATCACATACTTAACTAAAAAAGGATTTGTagttgtaaattgtaattggTAAAAGTGATACATATAGATTACACATCAGTTCACACTAATTCTAATGTTTCATATTTACTCTTACACATTAAATGTATTCGAGAAAATGAAAGCTCTTGTTTAATCATATTCTCTTTATATTTCTAGTCTTGCCATAAAGAACGCTGATGAAAATGCGCCCACCAAACGTGATCTCGTTAGCGCCGAATTCCTAGATGGCGATCAGTAAGTCTACTTAAGGTTACACTAATCATGGCATACTTATCACTTATCTATCATAATCTCTACAGACCCACATTAGAAGAAATACGTAGTTGGGGCAAAAGCTTTGACAAGCTAATGAAGAATTCAAGTAAGTTTGCGGCAATCAATTAAAACACCTTTAATGACATGATTAatcattgaatttttttttgaagctGGTCGCAAAGTATTTCGCGACTTTCTGCGTAGCGAATTCAGTGAGGAGAACATATTGTTTTGGCTTGCCTGCGAGGATCTGAAGAAGGAGAACAGTGCCGAAGTCGTGGAGGAGAAGGCGCGACTGATATACGAGGATTATATATCGATACTGTCGCCACGCGAAGTGTCGCTGGACTCACGAGTGCGCGAAATTGTTAATCGCAACATGATCGAGCCGACGACTCACACCTTCGACGAAGCTCAAATTCAGATCTACACGCTGATGCACAGAGACTCATATCCCAGGTGAGCATCGATATAGTGATACAGATAGAGGTTGAGAGATGGTTATATGGTATACATTATTCTTTCAACAGATTCCTAAACTCGCAAAAGTTCAAGACACTCGCTCAAATGCAAGACAATTCGAATGCCGGCTCCAAAGCGGATAGCCCCACTTAGATGTTATGTTATGTAATGTGCTGTGTtgattctgttgttgttttctcgTTTAACTTTAGTATTCTTTGGTTGTCCTGAAATGGTGGCAATaactgtttgctgctgctgccactgccacaaaAAGCGCCGCTGCTGCAGTTAACAAAGCAATATGTCATACCAACTAAATAGATCTATTCCATTTGGCGTGTGcagtaccaaaaaaaaaaaaacaaaataaaaaacaaaaatgaaaaagagaaCATAACCAACGACAGCAGGATCGCAATTTGTGGAGtgacagaagcagcagaaatCGCAACCAGCAGAGGATCCTTTCTTAAGGACGCAACCAACAATTTAGACGATAtgatatatacacacatatatattgcATTATGTGAAACCGATTCCTTCTTTACAATGTTCTAGTCGTtaacaaaccaaacaaaactaggcaatttataaaattagttgttaacaatacaaaacaaaacaaacaaaagaaagtgTGAGAGAAAAGTTTTAGCGCAATGTGCTATGCAGAATTGGGTGGATCTAGTtgataatacaaatattacagAACCGCATTTCTAGGGACTCTAAAGTTTATATTGTATGGAGCATTATCCGAACTGCAAAgccccccccaaaaaaaaacatacaaaaaaccaaataacaaaaataaatgtggtGCGAGAAGCGAAACAATTAGCATACATTGtaataattgttattactAAGACGtattaatcaaattgaatgaaagaaaaaccaaCTTTAAAAACGCAAATACTTtttccaaaaacaaatttaaaaatacaaaaaaaaaaaaaacaaaaaccaatataaaatgaaagcaaaaaaaaaaagaaatgaaaagaaaataagcaacatttttaaacGTATTACCTACATTTATACTTGTACTTGTATGTAACTTAATTAGTTTTGAAAACGTTTTAGatcatacaaatacaaatatggatacatatatatattaatatatatggaTAGCGACATCGAAGCATTCtgtaaatacaattacaacaacaacaacaacaataataatagcaaaagaaatgaatgaatgattgAATACAAGTTTAGCAATTTAGAAGCGATTGCGACGGTCAAGTTCGTTAGCTGAAACAAAACCAGATGATGAAAAATACCTAGGACGACGAACTCGAGAACAAGACAATTGTGGATTGTGTCGAATGtttatagagtatatatatatatttaatgctacaaataaacattacttatacatatatacatatatatatatatacatatatttattgtacatttgttttaaaacttgaaaatcatttacaataataatgtcAAAACGGAAATGTTCTTAATAATCGATCTAAAAACGATACCAAAGCGTACCAAACTTACtaagtattttatttcgaTAATCGCATTGATTTCGATAAATCGatccaaaagaaaaatgaaacaaaaaaaatttataaaaataaaaaaaaggaaaaaacaaatgattgacaaaactaaaaaaaaaaatgtttcgcAATATCACTGCCAACTCCGCAAGAGATATatcatatatctatatatagctatatatatatacttatatgtatatgtatcaCATACAAAAGCAGTTGCGTTTACTATccgcacacacattcacattcacccacgtacacagacacagacacacacccacacacatacacatacacctGCAACTGTGGGAATCCACCTACCCCTTCACTCGTCCCCCACTTGCTGAGGCGCGCTACCTTTTTCTGCATTCGAACAGTATTAACAATAAGAAGAAGACGCTGTGTTTCGGCACAAAGCCGACTTTTGAATACCCTTgcagaaatatgtatgtatttgtgcgTATGCCCTTAATTTGTGTTATTCTCTGCAAGCGTGTAAAAAGCGtcgatttaaattgaaaacatacaaaaattatacatttttagcAAAAGTTGTCGAATTAACTTAACTACAACAAAATAGAAGATGTAAAATGAAACATGGCAAAAGTTAACATGAGTTTTAACAGGGGGAAGTACGAGTATTGGACTTATTGACGTAGTATTGATGAGGcacaacattttaaagcacaaatttgaattttgaattagatttgaatttaaatttgaatttgcagtTCGATCAGTTTGATGAAGCAGAGAATGTTTTTAGTAGCAATTAGCTAGTTGGTGTGCCTAGttttaatatgcatatgtacttaataatacttaataatacacacacacacaaaacactcacacatacaaacacaagCTGAATGAgctagagaaagagagcaagagagataAGCTTGTCCACTAGTCCGCCCCCTCTCCAAAATAAAAGCCTTAGCTTCagttcaaaatatatgcaCTAGAAAATACCTAAAACGAAACcaaagaaaaataccaaaataccatTGCAAATATGCCGCGATCATCATTGAATTTACGTCACTCAGGCTGCTACTTGGAATTGAAAATTCGACAACCTCTTGCATTAGAAAACGaatatcgataaacgatagCCAATAACGATGAAACGAGTTATCGTGTGTCATTTTCCATGGTTTGTTAACTTAATTTTaggcaacaaataataaatacacaagcaaccacaaaacaaacaaaaacgtttgtgtctgtttgttttgtttttgtttttattttgtatatgttttaattaatttttctactttgcaaaaacttttttattaaatgtaaaaccaaaaaaacaaaaaaaataacaaacaacaaaacaacacacaactgaatatttaagtaaattaaataaaaagtaatgtCTACATTTAAGTTTCTAGATACACttaaaaacacacacgaacacttacaaatacatacatatatgaatgtatatgtAATACATGCATACTtacataaatgtaaatgtaatcgcaaaataaaaagaaaactaaaaaaaaaaaaaaaaaaatacaaaaaccaatgaaatgaaaagtattaGTGAAAAGTTTCGACcagttaaaaacaaataaaatttattataaacaaatttaaaacatacaaatttcaaaatggaTACAaccaaaaacataaacaaaaacaaaaaaggacaTGTTTAAACTAAGCAtacatttagttttaaaaacaaatttaatatatattgcaacaataaaccaaaaaaaaaaaaaaaaacatgaaaataaaactgaaattataTGACAACAAATGGTAAACCAAttgagttatttatttatttacatatataatatacatatagatatttatgttatttgggacaagcaaaaataatagattataattttaatatatttttctatacatctaaatagtttaaatgtgaaattaatgcagtttcattatcatttttctttttttctaaaactaacgaattaattatattatttatttatttaaaaggttCAATATGATATAAACTATTAAATAGAAAACGAACAaagaattgaatatattttttgtttatcttaattgtaatttgtattacaactgctaaaatataatttgtcttatttaaaagtatttatttatttaaaagttacaATATgatataaacaattaaatagaaaacgataaattaatttaatatattatttgtttatcttaattgtaatttgtattacaactgctaaaatataatttgatacaaatatttgtttctttgctaaaatgtaaaatcaatGCAGCTGCatgcaaaatttcaattaaatcagCAAGAGCACCCTGTATGCGGACTGGCAGAAAACACGGCAAAAAGCACACTGAGCAAACAAACAGTCGCAAAGCGTTGATTTCGCTGCCGTTGTCGCTACCTcgacgttgttgttattgttgctgttgtcgttgctgttgttgttgctgttgtcgtaaGGCGGCGTCGGAGTCTGTGCCGACGGCTACATGGCATTCATTTGTGGTACATGCATAACTATTTTCGTGTGTATGTCTGTCTATATGTGCATGTGCGAGTaagctagtgtgtgtgtgtgtgtgtgcttgactcTCGCAGCTCTCGACGTCTGCCTCTTCTACCTGGTGTCCAACTGCACTACCACTTTCACAATGCgctgtcgatgtcgttgtcgctgccacagtcgcagtctcagtcgcagcagcagcagcagcaacaaaagcaaaacaaaaaatccgAGTCACAATGTTTGAAAGTTCGAAAATGAATGCACGCCACACGAAATGAACATTGAAAGCTACAAAAGTGCAAAACGCCAGGGCCGCATTCAGTTAACTGTCGATGCTGCTGCGAAGTCAAAGCGCCTAAGTATTTGcttcacatacacatatgtatgtatgtgacgTCACGCAGCTGGACCACAACGCGCAGAGAGCGCTGTTTTGGTTGTGTTATTGCCTAGGCGCACTTAGTTGGGTTTCAAACCGAATTTCGAAAGagtttgttgcctaagtcttttgtgtAGTTGCACAAAATACGTACCTGCGaatgctgccactgccactgctgctgccactgctgttgctgctgcgcacTAGAGTTATGCAggtgcacgcacacacactcaagaGACACATGTTGTTGGCTTGCAGACAGTGCGGACAGACAGTGTCTAcctgtgtgtatgcgtgtctgtgtgtctgtgtgttgccAGTGTAGAGACAcaacaccatcatcatcatcgattCGATGAATTTCAGTTTCGCTCTGTCTCGCTGTCAGCGTCGACAGCGGCCGCGGCAGCAACTGCGACAGCAGCTCGCTCAATATCAGTTACGAAAGAGATGAAACCataaaaagcaataataatcGAGCAACGCTgaacgctctctctctctccctcgctctctctctctctctcatatACGCAGGCACACTCTCTCACCTGTGCGCTcgcctgcacacacacacacacacacacgcacagcaccttgcccacacacactcgcacaaaCTGCGGGCGCTGCGCTGACgcgagcagagcagcagccacagcagcgacgtcgacggcgacggcgacggcggcaacaacagcaacacagccAAGCACATTCAACAGTTGAACAATCTCCAATTGACTCTTTGGGCATTATAGCCGAGCTCAACGTTCATCCGCGACAAGTTTGAGTTTTTCGTACCTTTCGTGCAGGCGagttacacatttttttcgcttttcgctaTTCGCTGCTCCAACACACacgaaaaattattattaatattaacaaaactACTGCAGAAAATTCAATGTGATTTAAGtgaacaacagcaataacaacaacagcaacaacgcaaaaaggtaaaatacaaaatacgacacacaaaacgaaaaaataaaaacgaaacgaaaaaaagaaagaaaaagaattcgTTCGTTTCGCGTGTgcatacgtatgtgtgtgtgtgtgtgtgtatttgtgtgagactccatatgtgtgtgagtgcgactCAGTCGCTCGATgcgtatctgtgtgtgtgagtttcgATGTGCGCTGCGCTTGTGTGCGTGAGCGcgctgtatttgtatttgtgtgagCCAAAACGAGACGCCATCACAAAGCTgagaaataaaattcaaaataaaaatagtgattaataacaaaaaagcgcaaagcgaagcgaagaacaacaacaatagcgacgacagcaacaacacaaacagtGCGAGAAAAAAGCGcgtaaaattataaaaaaaaatacttaaaacaagcaacaaaagaaaaaaggcgCGCAGCAcaatgaaaaatgtataaactGTTAACTGAAGTGcaaaagcagaaacagcaacaacaacagcaacaacaagagtgcaaagaagaagcagcgcagcagcagcaacaacaacaacaacaacaacaaagagacaCAAATGAACCGCGCATCCGTCAGCGCCAGCCGCCCCCGCATTCCCCTCGCCGCGCAGCCCGCTTCACTCCAGTGTTTCTCTCGTGTTCGTCGtggcaattaaaaagttttatgcaaaatacGCAAATCAAATGTTAATGCTGTGACTTGTCACTGTCTGCGTACGCGAGTGTCgactgtgtatgtgtctgtgtgtgtgttcaaaaTGCACAAGCAgccgccagcaacaacagcaactccaacagcaacaacaacaacaacgcagcaGGCAACAAGAGCTTCGCTCAGTCGACAAACAGGCCAAGGAGTCGCGCATTAGAAGCTCGAAAGCGCCCCCAAAGCACAAAGCCAGCAGCCACAAACGCataccacagcagcagcaacagcaacagcaacagcagcacaaaagTGGCGAAAGGTGCAcccaccagcagcaacagcaacaacaacagcaacagcaacaatcgcAGTCAACAAGTCAAAGCGACTGGCTTGCCTTACGTTCCACTTACGTGACGTTAACGTTTGTCTTACGTTAACGTAGTTAGTTGCCTTCCAGCCTAGCGTGCCATAGAGATCCTTACGAATTGTAGTGCcaatatacaacaacaacaacagcaacagcaaccaagcaaccaacaacatACATTTTTACCTGGCCCAGgcatatattatacatacatacacatacataaatacgtaagtactacagtaattataaatgcataaaatgcaCAGGGGCTCTTTAAGCCAGGCTTAAGACACGACAACGAACAAACGAACCAACGACATCAATAAAAGCCAAATATAAAGCACCCTGTAAGGTGCTGCGCAGACAGTTTTCTTGCTGTttgcgtcgcagtcgcagccgcgATGGTAAcaacagccgcagccgcagcagcagcaacagcagccaacatACTTTgttagacagagagagagagcgcgcagCTAAAAGAGCATAGCGCGGGAGCGAAAAGGGATCAAAAGGTGTTTGTCTGTGTATTGCGCGACGTCACGTCTGCGCACTGCcaactctctcgctctcgctctctctctcagcgTGTTGCGCTGCTAGCGTCGCAGTCGACATGTTCGAAAATCGATGTTGTTGGCcatttgtgtgagtgtgtgtttctttttgattACGTTTTCTCGTGGCTTCGACTTCGTTGACTTCGTCGTCGGCTTTAACTCTGCGCtgcgtgttgctgctgctgttgctgttgttgttgttgcctcttttatatgatttttttatttttgtattatgtattattctTGATACTTTTTGTTAGTGGTCCGCACATTGATGATGGCGATCAATTTGGGGCTGCGATTATGGTACAGTAAAATGAACAGCGTCGACTTCGTCGTCGTTAGCCACTacgcagcacacacacacactcacacacgcacgtACGCATACATGCATGCATACAATGGCACTCACATGTGCACGTcagcttacacacacacacacacatacctgCACACGGTTGAGGCACACTTaacccacacacaaaaaagcaGCGCGCCAAAGGGGCGAGCAGACGATGGGGGAGGGGGGAAGAGTAGAGGTTCACTTCGTGAGagagttattttattttcgtgtTCGTGTTAacgtttattgtttttcttttctttttctgcgTTTTCTTACCTTCTTGgctctcagtctcagtctcaatcgcagtctcagtctcagtctgtGTTTCTCCTCCACCTCCAACTTCTCTCCCCCGCTCCTCATCATCTGTGTTGCTCTATCTCCATCTCCGTTTGGGTTTTCGACTTTATGTGTAGTTATTGATGCCCGGCTTTGACCGATGGCTTAGGGTTAGCTTCGTacatttctttcttctttctgtCCAGGGTgcttacacactcacacacacacacatatatgtatatatatttatgtatatgtgatggtgtgtgtgtgtatcagtTCTATCAAATGACTGTCTGGAGCTAAATTATGTCGAATCTTGATGGCATTTCAAATGCTACGAATTGATTATTTCGTTTATGCTCCTCTAAAACTAAAGGGGAACTTCAGCTGATCAATTTTCCAGCATGAATAAATTAAGCAGGTGCATATAGATGGAAGAAAGCtttaattcattcaatttaccattctatatgtattacatttcatttaaaaatattgattttacaaatattgttCTATTCTATTAaaaccaaataataaaatcgcTTACTTGTATTTCCTATGCAATATAACGAttgtattttacataattaaacgatttatttttatgacttcAAGGTTTTAGAAATGCTCTATTTCCTAGTTTCAGCTAAAAGCAACTTTTAAAAGCGCCATCTGATctgaattaaaattcatttatctACCATCATGAATAGAATATAGATAGctatgtttaattattattaattgtgtAATCATGAGTTTAAAGCTTTTGCTAATCCCCATATGTcgatttattataaatgttcTTGCCCAAAGCCTTGGCTTTCAAAAGTTTTTGATGTGAGTTGAGCTATTAAGTTTTACTCTtcttttaaatactaaattctaaagaaattaattgatATAATAAATGATACATTAGCTAAAAATGtagtaatattaataaatataacaattaaaaatgaaatatttgatatatgatATAAAAGAAACGATATAAAAGCTAAAAatctaataattttaattaatataacattataaattgaatatttaaaatatattgaatcttaaatattatttaaaattcaatatttaagcTCTTCTGGCgtaatttacttttatcttttataaCAGAATACCAATAAAGTCAACATActgattttgtattttcatatttagtaCCGttgataacaataaatatttccacATATTTTTCAGTGGCCAATTGAGCATCttaatcataattaattaaactctCAATCATTCTAATCTCGTTGTAACCCAATTAAGTGCCAGAGCTAATCACTTGATAAATAGACAAAGCTTTTGTCTGGCATACAAGCTTTGGCATGGCGAAAGCTCTCGCGAATGTTCGCACACCTTCTTCGACACTCTCTTTTATACCGTGGCATAGCCTGAGGCGAGCTTTCAGTCAGGCGATGGAAACGAGCGAGAGGCGTCTTTACCTGTTACCTGTTACCTGGTTGGATTGACCCCATTTGTGGCAGtgttttggcaatttttggGCGCTAAATTGGCCAAAGTGCTgatatgaatttaattgttttctaaTTGCTCGCACTCACAGCTTTCTACGCTgcccgatgatgatgatgatgatgatgggcgTCAGCGTCTAATCGCATTACGAGCAGAATCGGGCCACGTGCCGCAGAAGCTAAGCGAGCTCATCAATCGACGATTGACCGGTTTTGTTGTTCCCCGCAATGTTGTGTGCGGTGCATTGTGTGTGCCAAAATAAAACCAAGAGCGagcaagagagacagagagagagagagagagaaatgaaaaaaactaGTCTATAAGCGCGCCACATGACACTGACCTCACCTACTAACGGAACCAGCATTGCCAACGCACGAGAGGAacaggcaaaaaaaataaagtacaaCCGGGAGGAGAGgagggctgctgctgctgttgctgctgctgctgctgctggtgggagagttgagttgagactCAGAGTCTCTGACACTCGACTCGAACTCGAGCCGGTTCACtgacaaaacacaaaacaagttTATCCATATCCCCAACAGACTTGACTCTCAGCCTCATGAactttgcagcagcagcagcagcaacggcagcagcaacagtttttGGTGGCGTTTTATCAAACAATAACTGGCAGAGTGTGGACGTGCCACCTGAATGTGAACCTGGTTCGGGGGCAGCAGCCGAGCTGGAGAACCAGAAAGTCAGCATCAACATCTCGGCATCGGCAACTTCTGGATTAGGTCAAGGATTGGcgactcgttgttgttgtttgggcCTGGTACCGGACAGCCGCCGGTACCTGTTctaaaaaaaagcagaaaaaaaacaaaaccaaacaacaacaacaacaagttgttgCCACTTCTCGTTGTTTGTTTCGGTTCACTTAGCAAAATCcctcgaacaacaacaaaatgtaaacatgTTTTGTTTGCTAAACTCAAAACTGgaaaattgttattgaaactgaaattggAAACTGGACTAAGTATTTCATCCAGCAGCTGATGGATTGGATCGCaattgagagtgtgtgtgtgtgtgtgtgtggaacaCGGGAATGGCGCGCGCGagcttttgtttaatttccacgcaaacactcacacactcttttgtctttctttttgctgctgtaaacaaaacaaaaaaaaacaacaaatcgtcgcaaagcaaaacacaaataagGCACACCGTtgacgacgtcgactgcgctgCTCGCGTCGCATCAGCTGTCTGCTTTCGTCGCTTCTTTCCACCTGTTATTGCTCTGCCACCGTCGCTGccggcgtcgtcgtcgctggcGTTGATGTGATGAGTTATGCAGTTACACGTTTGACATTTGCGAAGGAGTCAAACTAGTTCGACGGGCACGTGtggctgcttttgttgttgtttatgccCCCTTCTggctgtccgtctgtctttCTGCCTGTCTTTCTGTCCCTCTTCTACTCCGCCCCGTCTCGCTCTGCCTAcgtttcggtttctgtttctgtttatgtttgtttgcatGTTTGTTCCGTTTGTCTGcctctgtgtttgtgtgtgtgtgtgtgcttgcacATCGTTCaactcaacaacaataactcaGTGGCTCATCAACGTCGTCGGCTCATCGCAGGGGAAAAGCTGCCGAAACGTTTGAACTCGTTCCATGTTCCG
This is a stretch of genomic DNA from Drosophila albomicans strain 15112-1751.03 chromosome 3, ASM965048v2, whole genome shotgun sequence. It encodes these proteins:
- the LOC117566939 gene encoding regulator of G-protein signaling 17; translated protein: MSCTVSELPSGCRLRGMTANSSSNNGNGNGDSAGSVSALSSTAGGGGGGGGVVGVSGTGSGNTTLPVSGSATSNVLQESNAPLQRPQSQKPCCFCWCCCCSCSWAKCLAIKNADENAPTKRDLVSAEFLDGDQPTLEEIRSWGKSFDKLMKNSTGRKVFRDFLRSEFSEENILFWLACEDLKKENSAEVVEEKARLIYEDYISILSPREVSLDSRVREIVNRNMIEPTTHTFDEAQIQIYTLMHRDSYPRFLNSQKFKTLAQMQDNSNAGSKADSPT